A genomic segment from Streptosporangium roseum DSM 43021 encodes:
- a CDS encoding alpha/beta fold hydrolase, whose amino-acid sequence MFEGFKEERVGTGEAELFVRHGGSGPPVLLLHGHPRTHATWHRVAPLLAGDFTVVCPDLRGYGRSSKPATTADHDPYSKRAMARDCAALMRVLGHERFSVVGHDRGTYVAQRLAMDHPDLVSRLVVIDGVPIGEALARADARFAAAWWHWFFLGQTAKPAERVINADPDAWYGGAPEAMGAEAYEDYRRAIHDPATVHAMCEDYRAGLGPDRAADDADRRAGRRIACPTLFLWAARDDMEDLYGDPLAIWRDWADDLRGAPIDSGHHVAEEAPAELAAGLRRFLGAGI is encoded by the coding sequence ATGTTCGAAGGCTTCAAGGAAGAGCGGGTGGGCACCGGAGAGGCCGAGCTGTTCGTACGGCACGGCGGTTCGGGGCCGCCCGTGCTGCTCCTGCACGGCCACCCCCGCACCCACGCGACCTGGCACCGGGTCGCACCGCTGCTCGCCGGCGATTTCACGGTGGTCTGCCCGGACCTGCGCGGCTACGGCCGGTCGTCCAAGCCGGCCACCACCGCCGACCACGATCCCTACTCCAAACGGGCGATGGCCCGCGACTGCGCGGCGCTGATGCGGGTGCTCGGTCACGAGCGGTTCAGCGTCGTGGGTCATGACCGGGGCACCTACGTGGCCCAGCGCCTGGCCATGGACCACCCGGACCTGGTCTCCCGTCTCGTCGTGATCGACGGGGTGCCGATCGGTGAGGCACTGGCCCGGGCCGATGCAAGGTTCGCCGCCGCCTGGTGGCACTGGTTCTTCCTCGGCCAGACGGCCAAGCCCGCCGAACGGGTGATCAACGCCGATCCCGACGCCTGGTACGGGGGGGCTCCGGAGGCGATGGGCGCCGAGGCGTACGAGGACTACCGGCGGGCGATCCACGATCCGGCCACCGTCCACGCGATGTGCGAGGACTACCGGGCCGGGCTCGGCCCGGACCGGGCCGCCGACGACGCCGACCGCCGCGCGGGTCGCAGAATCGCCTGCCCGACGCTGTTTCTGTGGGCCGCCCGCGACGACATGGAGGACCTCTACGGGGACCCGCTGGCGATCTGGCGCGACTGGGCGGACGACCTGCGCGGCGCGCCGATCGACTCCGGCCACCACGTCGCGGAGGAGGCCCCGGCCGAGCTCGCCGCCGGACTGCGCCGGTTTCTCGGCGCCGGCATCTGA